A window of Pararhizobium gei contains these coding sequences:
- a CDS encoding TetR/AcrR family transcriptional regulator, which translates to MQTRSVLEFVDVDGHSLEALAPRERILKTASDLFYRLSINSVGIDRIIAESGVAKMTFYKHFPSKATLIATYLRHKRVIWFQMLATATEKPGLSPPERVLAIFDAIDEPLRAKTFRGCSFARGLAEFGPEANTPEVQATIAEYFTELHEFVESLIKPLALDKPEQAVIQILSLVQGSFVMAQSIPNGGIVEANRDAARLLLEHGLSD; encoded by the coding sequence ATGCAGACGCGCAGCGTGCTTGAGTTTGTAGATGTGGATGGGCACTCGCTTGAAGCCCTCGCGCCGCGAGAACGCATATTGAAGACTGCGTCTGACCTGTTTTACCGGCTTAGCATCAACTCTGTCGGGATAGACCGGATCATCGCCGAGAGCGGCGTGGCGAAGATGACTTTTTACAAGCACTTCCCCTCGAAGGCCACCCTCATCGCTACCTATCTGCGCCACAAGAGAGTCATCTGGTTCCAGATGCTCGCGACCGCGACCGAAAAGCCTGGCCTATCACCGCCTGAGCGGGTGCTCGCGATTTTCGACGCGATAGATGAACCTCTCAGGGCAAAAACTTTCCGCGGTTGTTCGTTTGCGAGAGGATTGGCAGAATTCGGACCCGAGGCAAACACTCCAGAGGTGCAGGCGACAATTGCCGAGTATTTCACGGAACTGCATGAATTCGTTGAATCGCTGATTAAGCCGCTCGCTTTAGATAAGCCTGAGCAAGCCGTCATCCAAATCCTGTCACTCGTTCAGGGTTCGTTTGTGATGGCGCAATCCATTCCTAACGGTGGAATTGTTGAAGCAAACCGCGATGCAGCCAGACTCCTGTTGGAGCATGGGTTGTCCGATTAA
- a CDS encoding SDR family oxidoreductase, protein MSGKVVIVTGASSGFGNLTVLELARRGHTVVATMRDVEGRNAKVRTDLIDSSKAEGHELQVLEMDVADEASVNSTIDQVFKQHGKIDVLVNNAGLMPVGVTEAYTVADIERLFAVNFFGAVRADRAVLPHMRAAGSGLLVHVTSLMGRVVFPFFGTYSASKFALEGLAEAYRYELKGFGIDSVIVEPGPFPSNLISSSPEPSDQTVLASYGEVAAIPGQIKAHANDGQDEANPPRPQRVADAIAELVEATERRPLRTVVMPEGLDFGVHRLNEAVRPIQNEMLTSFGMSEML, encoded by the coding sequence ATGAGCGGAAAAGTCGTTATTGTCACAGGCGCAAGCAGTGGTTTCGGAAACCTCACGGTGCTGGAACTCGCAAGGCGGGGCCATACGGTGGTTGCGACCATGCGGGACGTTGAGGGAAGAAATGCTAAGGTCCGAACGGACCTTATCGACTCATCGAAAGCCGAAGGCCATGAGCTGCAAGTCCTTGAAATGGACGTCGCCGACGAGGCCTCGGTCAATTCCACGATCGACCAGGTCTTCAAGCAGCACGGAAAGATCGATGTTCTGGTCAACAATGCCGGACTTATGCCCGTCGGGGTCACCGAAGCCTACACGGTGGCAGACATCGAACGGCTATTTGCGGTGAATTTCTTCGGCGCCGTACGGGCAGACCGCGCTGTTCTGCCGCATATGCGTGCCGCCGGCAGCGGACTCCTCGTGCACGTGACATCCCTGATGGGTCGGGTGGTTTTTCCGTTCTTCGGCACCTACTCCGCGAGCAAGTTTGCGCTCGAGGGGCTTGCCGAAGCCTATCGGTATGAACTGAAGGGCTTCGGAATCGACTCCGTCATTGTCGAGCCGGGGCCATTCCCGAGCAACCTCATCTCGTCGAGCCCGGAGCCATCCGACCAGACCGTGCTTGCGTCCTACGGCGAGGTCGCGGCGATCCCCGGTCAGATCAAGGCCCACGCCAATGATGGACAGGACGAGGCCAATCCCCCGCGCCCCCAACGCGTGGCCGATGCCATCGCGGAGCTGGTCGAGGCCACGGAGCGGCGTCCATTGCGCACGGTCGTCATGCCCGAAGGTCTGGACTTCGGCGTTCATCGACTGAACGAGGCCGTACGCCCGATTCAGAACGAGATGCTGACTTCGTTTGGCATGTCAGAGATGCTGTGA
- a CDS encoding winged helix-turn-helix transcriptional regulator: MAIERDWRCDDPKRQLIWAAATRDALQVLEGKWKIVIICQLFGAKGPLRFSELEKRVEGVNQKMLIQQLKELEKDGIVTRTVFPQVPPRVEYALSEMGIALGPSMAELIDWAFMRRDARAAVSQDPA; encoded by the coding sequence ATGGCTATAGAGAGAGACTGGCGCTGCGACGATCCCAAGCGGCAGTTGATCTGGGCAGCAGCGACCAGGGACGCTCTTCAGGTCCTTGAGGGCAAGTGGAAAATTGTCATCATCTGCCAGCTGTTTGGTGCGAAGGGGCCGCTAAGATTTTCGGAACTTGAGAAGCGTGTAGAGGGCGTGAACCAGAAAATGCTCATCCAGCAACTCAAAGAACTGGAGAAAGACGGTATCGTCACGCGAACCGTGTTTCCTCAGGTTCCGCCCAGGGTAGAGTATGCGCTCAGTGAGATGGGGATCGCCCTTGGTCCATCCATGGCGGAACTGATTGACTGGGCTTTTATGCGACGTGACGCACGTGCTGCGGTGTCGCAGGATCCCGCGTAA
- a CDS encoding NADPH-dependent F420 reductase has translation MKVGILGAGHIGKTLVRELSRTGYDVKVANSRGPETIAPSVLAFGGRAVTFEQAVEDVDVLILSIPLNRLPEIAAKLAALPKDVVVIDTSNYYPMRDTEIADIEAGEAESVWVSRQLGRPVAKAWNAIGSDSFARLGKPAGHPDRIAIPVAADNERDRLVAMALVGDTGFDAVDAGTLAESWRQQPGSPVYCTDLTALEMPYVLAAAERSRLPKRRDLSVAAVQERLGDTKSNPDADFLVRLNRALFL, from the coding sequence ATGAAAGTTGGTATTCTTGGCGCGGGCCACATCGGAAAAACGCTGGTCCGTGAACTCAGCAGAACTGGGTACGATGTGAAGGTGGCAAACTCACGTGGTCCTGAGACGATCGCGCCATCAGTGCTTGCATTCGGCGGACGCGCCGTAACGTTCGAACAGGCCGTCGAGGACGTGGACGTCCTGATTCTCTCGATCCCTCTCAACCGCCTGCCCGAAATCGCTGCCAAACTTGCCGCTCTTCCAAAGGACGTCGTCGTTATCGACACGTCCAACTACTATCCGATGCGCGACACCGAGATCGCCGATATCGAGGCGGGCGAAGCCGAGAGCGTCTGGGTATCCAGACAACTCGGCCGACCAGTCGCAAAGGCTTGGAATGCAATCGGTTCCGATTCTTTCGCCCGACTGGGAAAACCTGCTGGGCACCCGGATCGGATCGCTATACCGGTCGCTGCAGACAATGAACGCGACCGACTTGTCGCCATGGCGCTTGTCGGCGACACGGGATTTGACGCGGTCGATGCTGGAACGCTTGCGGAGTCGTGGCGCCAGCAGCCGGGCTCTCCCGTTTATTGCACGGACCTCACGGCCTTAGAGATGCCCTATGTACTCGCCGCCGCGGAAAGATCCCGGTTGCCAAAGCGGCGAGACCTTTCCGTTGCTGCCGTTCAGGAGAGGCTTGGCGATACGAAGAGCAATCCCGACGCGGATTTCCTCGTGCGTTTGAACAGGGCCCTGTTCCTGTAG
- a CDS encoding transporter substrate-binding domain-containing protein has protein sequence MRLKHILAAAIFAGAAGLSTIASAEQLNDIKAAGELNCGVLTNSPPLGFQDPKTREPAGYEIEICQMLAKYLGVTPKLTAVSPQTRMAELTQGRVDILSSLLSYSKQRAEQVDFSGAYVAEDFNFVVLDKSDITKVDDLAGQRIGLVKGSVLIPLTEKRVPDARVLSFETSAASFLALQQGKVKATVYRYSEGKAVERNAGADIKALRFLDEPLLSMPSGFAFRKGSPELVKATNTFLAELETSGEGQKLYDKWLGKDSELKAERKFEFGKPQESWFKE, from the coding sequence ATGAGACTGAAGCACATCCTGGCTGCCGCCATTTTTGCCGGCGCCGCTGGCCTTTCAACCATCGCTTCTGCAGAACAGCTTAACGACATCAAGGCTGCCGGCGAGCTCAACTGCGGGGTGCTGACCAATTCGCCGCCACTCGGCTTCCAAGACCCAAAAACCCGCGAGCCGGCCGGATATGAGATCGAAATCTGCCAGATGCTGGCGAAATATCTCGGCGTCACACCGAAGCTGACTGCTGTTTCACCGCAGACACGCATGGCCGAACTGACACAGGGCCGTGTCGATATTCTGTCTTCGCTTTTGAGCTACAGCAAGCAGCGCGCCGAGCAGGTGGATTTCAGTGGCGCTTATGTCGCCGAGGACTTCAATTTCGTCGTGCTCGACAAGTCGGATATCACCAAGGTCGATGATCTTGCCGGCCAGCGTATCGGTCTCGTCAAGGGCTCCGTTCTGATCCCGCTTACTGAAAAACGCGTTCCCGACGCCCGCGTGCTTTCGTTCGAAACTAGCGCCGCATCCTTCCTGGCTCTGCAGCAGGGAAAGGTGAAGGCCACCGTCTATCGTTACTCGGAAGGCAAAGCCGTCGAGCGCAATGCTGGTGCCGACATCAAGGCCCTGCGCTTCCTTGACGAACCGCTGCTCTCGATGCCGTCCGGGTTTGCATTCCGCAAGGGCTCGCCGGAATTGGTCAAGGCAACCAACACCTTCCTCGCTGAGCTTGAAACCTCAGGCGAAGGCCAGAAGCTTTACGACAAGTGGCTGGGCAAGGATTCCGAGCTGAAGGCTGAGCGCAAGTTCGAATTCGGCAAGCCGCAGGAAAGCTGGTTCAAGGAATAG
- a CDS encoding 2-hydroxyacid dehydrogenase: protein MAKPQILQIGPYPQWDEEPLNAAFEVYRYFDAVDKPAFLAEVGPGIRGIATRGELGANRAMIEACPDLEVISVYGVGYDAVDLAACREKGIRVTNTPDVLTNDVADLGIAMMLCQSRGVIGAETWVKDGSWVAKGLYPLKRRVWGRRAGVLGLGRIGFEVAKRLKGFDMQISYSDVEPKSFAEGMTFVADSVELAKNVDFLFVTLAASADTRHIVGRDVIAALGAEGMLINISRASNIDEDALLAALEDGILGSAALDVFEGEPKLNPRFLSLDNVLLQPHHASGTFETRQAMGKLLRDNLEAHFSGAALPTPVL from the coding sequence ATGGCGAAGCCGCAGATCCTACAAATCGGCCCTTATCCGCAGTGGGACGAGGAACCCCTTAACGCAGCATTCGAAGTGTATCGATACTTCGACGCGGTCGATAAGCCTGCCTTCCTCGCGGAAGTTGGCCCCGGTATCCGTGGCATCGCCACGCGTGGCGAACTCGGCGCCAACCGGGCGATGATCGAGGCCTGCCCCGATCTCGAAGTCATCTCGGTCTATGGCGTCGGCTACGATGCCGTCGATCTCGCCGCCTGCCGCGAAAAGGGCATTCGCGTCACCAATACGCCCGACGTGCTGACCAATGACGTGGCCGATCTCGGTATTGCGATGATGCTCTGCCAGTCGCGCGGTGTGATCGGCGCAGAGACCTGGGTGAAGGATGGCAGCTGGGTAGCCAAAGGTCTTTATCCGCTGAAGCGCCGTGTCTGGGGTCGTCGCGCCGGCGTGCTCGGCCTCGGCCGCATCGGCTTCGAGGTCGCCAAGCGCCTCAAGGGTTTCGACATGCAGATTTCCTATAGCGACGTCGAACCAAAATCCTTCGCCGAAGGCATGACCTTCGTGGCAGATTCGGTGGAACTGGCGAAAAACGTCGACTTCCTGTTCGTCACGCTGGCGGCCTCCGCCGATACCCGCCATATCGTCGGGAGGGATGTCATCGCAGCACTCGGTGCCGAGGGCATGTTGATCAACATTTCCCGCGCCTCCAACATCGATGAAGACGCGCTTCTCGCGGCGCTGGAAGACGGCATCCTGGGTTCGGCTGCGCTTGACGTGTTCGAGGGCGAGCCGAAGCTCAACCCGCGCTTCCTGTCGCTCGACAATGTGCTGCTGCAGCCGCACCATGCCTCGGGCACGTTCGAAACCCGTCAGGCGATGGGCAAGCTGTTGCGCGACAATCTCGAAGCGCATTTTTCGGGCGCAGCGCTCCCGACACCGGTTCTGTGA
- a CDS encoding NADPH-dependent F420 reductase: protein MKVGIIGAGNIGSTLARKLAAAGHEIKLANSKGPESIRDLAAEVGATATTREDAVTGVDAVILSIPFAAHRDLAALFQTVPENVVVIDTSNYYPFRDGAIAEIDDGKPEAVWVTEQIERPIIKAWNAVLAETLAKKGADKTQPGRIALPVAGDDPEKKSRVLELVEATGFDAFDAGGLATSWRQQPGTPAYCTELTADELKTALGKADPNRSADNRETLIKGFMEGGESLTHDNIVARNRAVTA, encoded by the coding sequence ATGAAGGTCGGAATCATTGGCGCAGGCAACATCGGTTCGACACTGGCACGCAAGCTCGCGGCGGCAGGGCACGAGATCAAGCTTGCCAATTCCAAGGGGCCGGAATCGATCCGCGACCTTGCCGCCGAAGTCGGTGCGACGGCAACGACCCGGGAAGATGCCGTAACAGGTGTGGATGCGGTGATCCTCTCCATCCCGTTCGCAGCGCATCGCGATCTCGCCGCGTTGTTTCAGACCGTTCCCGAGAACGTCGTCGTTATCGACACATCCAACTATTATCCGTTCCGCGACGGTGCGATCGCCGAGATCGATGACGGCAAGCCGGAAGCGGTCTGGGTCACCGAGCAGATCGAGCGGCCCATCATCAAGGCGTGGAACGCAGTGCTTGCCGAGACCCTTGCCAAGAAAGGCGCAGACAAGACGCAACCCGGCCGCATCGCCCTTCCGGTCGCGGGCGACGATCCTGAAAAGAAATCGCGCGTGCTGGAACTGGTCGAGGCGACAGGCTTCGACGCCTTCGATGCCGGGGGCCTTGCGACCTCATGGCGACAGCAGCCGGGCACGCCTGCCTATTGCACGGAACTGACGGCTGACGAGCTGAAAACGGCTCTTGGAAAAGCAGACCCGAACCGCTCGGCGGACAACCGCGAGACTCTGATCAAGGGTTTCATGGAAGGGGGCGAGAGCCTGACCCACGACAACATCGTCGCCCGCAACCGCGCCGTAACAGCGTGA
- a CDS encoding LysR family transcriptional regulator yields the protein MALDLLKMRYFAKIAELGSFTRASSELGVAQPALSSHMRALEAQLGVLLLNRTPRGAVVTEAGQTLLSHAQAILRAVDQAEAATKEQAKYPTGDVSLGILSSICPTLTVPVIEECSARFPKIRLTVSEGDSQALRTAVETRMHDLAVTLESVAKSTAVPLFDETLYAIGPQGRFSRDEVLTVEEALGLPMILPTRRHGIRILLERQALMLGRELNIVQEIEGVASTKAAIRAGHGLTIFGRGAAYADHENGDLSAVPLSRPSLARRLVLDMPVNHPPTRAVLEVRAILLGVVSRLGLEGHWTCLPQVNAAGK from the coding sequence ATGGCACTCGACCTTCTGAAAATGCGCTATTTCGCCAAGATCGCCGAACTGGGCTCGTTCACCCGCGCCTCCAGCGAACTGGGTGTCGCGCAGCCGGCGCTCAGTTCTCACATGCGCGCACTTGAGGCGCAGTTAGGCGTTCTGTTGCTGAACCGAACCCCGAGAGGCGCGGTGGTGACCGAGGCGGGACAGACCCTGCTGTCACATGCGCAAGCCATCCTGCGCGCGGTCGATCAAGCCGAAGCCGCGACAAAAGAGCAGGCGAAATATCCGACCGGCGACGTGTCGCTTGGCATCCTCAGTTCGATCTGCCCGACGCTGACAGTCCCGGTGATTGAGGAATGCTCAGCGCGTTTTCCCAAAATCCGGTTGACGGTGAGCGAAGGCGACAGTCAGGCGCTGCGCACAGCGGTGGAGACCCGCATGCATGATCTTGCGGTCACACTGGAGAGCGTCGCCAAATCGACCGCTGTTCCGCTGTTCGACGAGACGCTTTATGCGATAGGGCCACAGGGGCGGTTCTCACGCGACGAGGTGTTGACGGTCGAGGAGGCGCTGGGCCTGCCGATGATCCTGCCGACGCGCAGGCACGGCATTCGCATCCTGCTCGAGCGGCAGGCGCTGATGCTGGGGCGGGAACTGAATATCGTTCAGGAAATAGAAGGTGTGGCCAGCACCAAGGCGGCGATACGCGCCGGGCATGGCCTGACCATTTTCGGGCGTGGCGCGGCCTATGCCGATCACGAAAACGGCGATCTCTCCGCCGTCCCTCTGTCGCGCCCCAGCCTGGCGCGGCGGCTGGTGCTCGACATGCCGGTCAACCATCCGCCAACCCGCGCCGTCCTCGAGGTGCGCGCCATTCTGCTCGGCGTGGTCTCGCGTCTTGGGCTGGAAGGTCACTGGACCTGCCTGCCGCAGGTGAATGCGGCAGGCAAATGA
- a CDS encoding SDR family oxidoreductase, with translation MSLQLFDLKEKRALITGSSQGIGFALAQGLAAAGASIVLNGRDETKLKAAAEGFETEVDILAFDATDHQAARDAVDRFEAETGAIDILVNNAGMQYRSALEDFPADAFERLLRTNVSSVFNVGQAVARHMIARGKGKIINIASVQTALARPGIAPYTATKGAVGNLTKGMATDWAKHGLQCNAIAPGYFDTPLNAALVSDETFSAWLEKRTPAGRWGKVEELVGACIFLSSDASSFVNGHTLYVDGGITASL, from the coding sequence ATGTCGCTGCAGCTTTTCGACCTGAAGGAAAAACGCGCGCTCATCACCGGCTCGTCGCAGGGAATAGGGTTTGCCCTGGCACAGGGTCTAGCGGCAGCCGGCGCCTCGATCGTCCTCAATGGTCGCGACGAGACCAAGCTGAAAGCTGCCGCCGAAGGCTTCGAGACTGAGGTCGATATCCTCGCGTTCGATGCCACCGATCATCAGGCGGCGCGCGACGCCGTCGATCGTTTCGAGGCGGAAACCGGCGCCATCGACATCCTCGTCAACAATGCCGGCATGCAATACCGTTCCGCGCTGGAAGACTTTCCCGCCGACGCCTTCGAGCGCCTTCTGCGCACCAACGTGTCGAGCGTCTTCAATGTCGGCCAGGCCGTCGCCCGTCACATGATCGCGCGCGGCAAGGGCAAGATCATCAATATCGCCAGCGTCCAGACGGCTCTTGCCCGACCTGGCATAGCGCCCTACACCGCCACCAAGGGTGCTGTCGGCAACCTGACCAAGGGCATGGCGACCGACTGGGCAAAACACGGCCTGCAGTGCAACGCCATTGCCCCCGGCTATTTCGACACGCCGCTCAATGCCGCTCTGGTCAGCGACGAGACATTTTCAGCCTGGCTCGAAAAGCGCACGCCGGCCGGCCGCTGGGGCAAGGTCGAGGAACTGGTCGGCGCCTGTATCTTCCTGTCATCGGACGCCTCTTCCTTCGTCAACGGCCACACGCTCTATGTCGATGGCGGCATCACGGCATCGCTCTGA
- a CDS encoding gluconokinase produces MAKPTRIVIMGVSGCGKSSVGEALATAIGDRYIDGDDMHLPASIAKMQAGKPLEDSDRWPWLDRIGETLAMAGNTTIVGCSALKRIYRDRIRKDAGGGVLFVHLSGPKEVIAQRMKARPGHLMPASLVDSQFATLEPPTADEASVTVAINQPLAAVVSMVTASIAALDP; encoded by the coding sequence ATGGCGAAACCGACCCGCATCGTCATCATGGGCGTCTCCGGTTGCGGCAAGTCGTCGGTCGGCGAAGCGCTCGCCACAGCAATTGGCGACCGCTATATCGACGGCGACGACATGCATTTGCCAGCCAGCATCGCCAAGATGCAGGCCGGGAAACCGCTTGAGGATAGCGATCGCTGGCCGTGGCTCGACCGGATCGGCGAGACGCTGGCCATGGCCGGGAACACCACCATCGTCGGCTGCTCGGCACTGAAGCGGATCTATCGCGACCGTATCCGCAAGGATGCCGGCGGAGGGGTGCTGTTCGTGCATCTGTCCGGCCCGAAAGAGGTCATCGCCCAGCGGATGAAAGCCCGGCCGGGTCATTTAATGCCGGCATCGCTGGTCGACAGCCAGTTCGCCACGCTCGAACCGCCAACCGCCGATGAAGCCTCGGTAACCGTCGCCATCAACCAGCCATTGGCAGCGGTTGTATCGATGGTGACGGCATCGATCGCGGCGCTGGATCCTTGA
- a CDS encoding amino acid ABC transporter permease, with the protein MGYQLDFSKVLQGEYLDLILQGLQTTLILFAISWVIGLVLAVLLTVVRAIEFKPTQFLVAAFVEYHRNVPILIQLFVWYFGFAVVLPEAVNDYLNDVGAEIGYAIVALALNKAAYMSEDFRSGLRSIHPAQMEAARSIGLNYLGAMRWVILPQAWRLALPALLGQTLILFKGTSLAAGIGVAELSYQARYVEEQSFRIFEAYGLVTAIYMVISFAIMWGSSILSTRYRLRVK; encoded by the coding sequence ATGGGCTATCAACTCGATTTCAGCAAAGTCCTGCAGGGAGAGTATCTCGATCTCATCCTGCAGGGTCTTCAGACCACGCTGATCCTGTTCGCCATCTCGTGGGTCATCGGACTGGTTCTGGCGGTGTTGCTTACTGTGGTCAGGGCGATCGAATTCAAGCCGACGCAATTCCTCGTCGCGGCCTTCGTCGAATATCACCGCAACGTGCCGATCCTGATCCAGCTGTTTGTCTGGTATTTCGGCTTTGCAGTGGTCCTGCCGGAAGCGGTCAATGATTATCTCAACGATGTCGGTGCCGAAATCGGCTACGCCATAGTCGCCCTGGCGCTCAACAAGGCCGCGTACATGTCGGAGGATTTCCGCAGCGGTCTTCGCTCGATCCATCCGGCCCAGATGGAGGCGGCCCGCTCGATCGGCCTCAACTATCTCGGCGCGATGCGCTGGGTGATCCTGCCGCAGGCCTGGCGGTTGGCGCTTCCGGCGCTGCTCGGCCAGACGCTGATCCTGTTCAAAGGCACCAGCCTTGCGGCCGGCATAGGCGTCGCCGAACTCAGCTATCAGGCGCGCTATGTTGAGGAACAGTCCTTCCGGATTTTCGAAGCCTACGGCCTCGTGACGGCGATCTACATGGTCATTTCATTTGCGATCATGTGGGGCTCGTCGATCCTGTCCACGCGCTATCGGTTGAGGGTTAAGTAG
- a CDS encoding L-idonate 5-dehydrogenase produces the protein MKAIVAHAAKDLRIEDVQDKKPGPGEVKLRLATGGICGSDLHYYNHGGFGAVRLKQPMILGHEVSAYVEELGEGVEGLSIGELVAVSPSRPCRICQYCQQGLHNQCLNMRFYGSAMPFPHVQGAFRESLVADALQCVPAGDLTPAEAAMAEPLAVVLHATRRAGELLGKRVLVTGCGPIGVLAILAARRAGAGEIVATDLSDFTLGMARKAGADRIINTKNEPEALAPYSVDKGTFDILYECSGAVAALTGGIAALRPRSIIVQLGLSGDMSLPMMAITAKELDLRGSFRFHEEFATGVQLMRNGLIDVKPLITHTVPLEQALSAFEIASDRSQAMKAQIAFS, from the coding sequence ATGAAAGCCATTGTCGCACATGCGGCCAAGGACCTGCGCATCGAAGACGTGCAGGATAAAAAACCCGGTCCGGGCGAAGTCAAGTTGAGGCTCGCCACAGGCGGCATCTGCGGCAGCGACCTGCATTATTACAACCATGGTGGTTTCGGCGCCGTTCGCCTCAAGCAGCCGATGATCCTTGGCCACGAGGTTTCGGCCTATGTCGAGGAACTGGGGGAGGGCGTCGAAGGTCTGTCGATCGGCGAACTTGTCGCCGTGTCGCCGTCGCGTCCCTGCCGGATCTGCCAATATTGCCAGCAGGGCCTGCACAACCAGTGCCTCAATATGCGTTTTTACGGCAGCGCCATGCCGTTCCCGCATGTCCAGGGCGCTTTCCGCGAGAGCCTGGTGGCCGATGCGTTGCAATGCGTACCGGCCGGCGACCTGACCCCAGCCGAAGCGGCCATGGCCGAACCACTGGCCGTCGTGCTGCATGCTACCCGCCGCGCTGGCGAACTGCTCGGCAAGCGCGTACTGGTCACCGGCTGTGGCCCAATCGGCGTGCTGGCGATCCTTGCCGCCCGCCGGGCCGGCGCTGGCGAGATCGTCGCGACCGACCTGTCCGATTTCACGCTCGGCATGGCCAGGAAGGCCGGTGCCGATCGCATCATCAACACGAAGAACGAGCCGGAGGCGCTGGCCCCCTATTCCGTCGACAAAGGCACGTTCGACATTCTCTACGAGTGCTCTGGCGCAGTCGCGGCACTGACCGGTGGCATCGCAGCCCTGCGTCCGCGCAGCATCATCGTCCAGCTCGGCCTCAGCGGCGATATGAGCCTGCCGATGATGGCGATCACCGCCAAGGAACTCGACCTGCGCGGTTCCTTCCGTTTCCACGAGGAGTTCGCAACCGGCGTGCAACTGATGCGCAATGGGCTGATCGACGTCAAGCCGTTGATTACCCATACCGTGCCGCTGGAACAGGCGCTGTCCGCCTTCGAGATCGCCTCCGACCGCAGTCAGGCAATGAAGGCGCAGATCGCATTTTCATAA
- a CDS encoding LacI family DNA-binding transcriptional regulator, which yields MSSGRKPPIMADIARRAGVSSMTVSRAFKADSLVSPETRDAILTAAEELGYVFDATASNLRSKKTDFVAVIIPSINNANFADTVAGLSEVLGRSNMQTLLGYTNYDMQIEERLIEQLLRRKPQAIVVTGGRHTQRGRKLLENSNIPVIETWDVPEQPVGYYVGFSNAAAVQLMVDHFIAVGYRRIAFIGGDAGGDTRGSDRRLGFVQAMTAHGLDPTRLIAAGPPPISMREGADAMSRLLDSYPDTDAVICVSDLSAFGALTECQRQGIAVPEKIAVGGFGNYEISDVCVPTLTTIDARSRAIGEKTGAFILDILTGSGDVSNLTIMPELIVRASST from the coding sequence ATGAGTTCAGGCCGCAAGCCGCCGATCATGGCCGATATCGCTCGCCGGGCCGGCGTATCGTCGATGACGGTGTCGCGTGCCTTCAAGGCAGATAGCCTGGTCAGCCCGGAAACCCGCGATGCCATTCTGACGGCGGCCGAGGAACTGGGCTATGTCTTCGACGCCACGGCCTCGAACCTGCGCTCGAAAAAGACGGATTTCGTCGCCGTCATCATCCCGTCGATCAACAACGCCAATTTCGCCGATACGGTCGCCGGCCTGTCCGAGGTGCTCGGCCGCAGTAACATGCAGACCCTGCTGGGCTATACGAATTACGACATGCAGATCGAGGAGAGGTTGATCGAGCAACTGCTGCGCCGCAAGCCACAGGCGATTGTCGTCACCGGCGGCCGCCACACGCAGCGGGGCCGGAAGCTGCTCGAAAACTCCAATATTCCGGTGATCGAGACCTGGGATGTGCCGGAACAGCCTGTCGGCTATTACGTCGGCTTTTCCAATGCCGCGGCGGTGCAGCTTATGGTCGATCACTTCATCGCTGTAGGCTACCGGCGCATCGCCTTCATCGGTGGCGATGCTGGTGGTGACACACGCGGCAGCGACCGCCGTCTCGGCTTCGTGCAAGCAATGACGGCGCATGGCCTCGACCCTACCCGGTTGATTGCTGCCGGTCCTCCGCCGATTTCGATGCGCGAAGGGGCTGATGCAATGTCCCGCCTGCTGGACAGTTATCCGGACACCGACGCGGTGATCTGCGTTTCTGACCTTTCTGCCTTCGGAGCTCTCACCGAATGTCAGCGCCAGGGCATCGCAGTGCCCGAAAAGATCGCCGTCGGCGGTTTTGGCAATTACGAGATCAGCGATGTCTGCGTACCGACCCTAACGACGATCGACGCCCGCTCAAGGGCGATCGGCGAGAAGACCGGTGCTTTCATTCTCGACATTCTTACCGGGTCCGGCGATGTCTCGAACCTAACGATCATGCCGGAATTGATCGTGCGGGCGAGCTCTACTTAG